The region CATTTTGCCAATAAACTCATGCGCGACCGCACCCCACGCGGCAGGGCCCGAGATTGCCGGCCCCCGAACAGGCAAGGCCGAAAGGGCAAGCGATGGCTGAGCTTCTGGTCATCCGCCACGGGCAGGCCGCTTTCGGGCAGGCCAATTACGACGTTCTGTCTGACCTCGGTCACCGCCAGTCGGCGGCGGCGGGCGCGTGGCTGCGCGAGATGGGCTGGGTGCCGGACCGTCTGGTCACAGGCACGCTCGAGCGGCAGCGCGACACGTTGAAGGCGATGGGCTTCGACGGGACCGCCGAAGAACACCCCGGCCTGAACGAATACGATTTTGCCGACCTTCTGCGCGCAAGGTTCAAGGGCGATGTGCCTGATCTGGTGAAGGGTGACCGCAAGACCCATTTCCGCACCCTGCGCGAAACCGTTTTCGAATGGCAAAAGGATGCGTTCGACGACGCGGCCGAAACATGGGGCGAGTTCACCGCCCGCGTCGAGGCGGCCCGCAGCTTTGCGACCGATACCGATGCGCGCCGTGTGCTGGTCGTCAGTTCGGGCGGCGTCATCGGGCAGCTTGTCGCGGCATCGCTGGGCGCCCCCGCGCAGCAGATGATGCAGCTGAACCTGCAGATCAAGAACAGCGCGATGACGCGCTTCCAGTTTTCGGGTAGCCTGTTTTCGTTGAGCGAATTCAACGCCACCCCCCATTTCGCGTCGCCCGAACGGGCGGACCTGATGAGCTACAGTTGAGGTAAGACAATGACCGACACCCAAACTCTCGATGAAGCGGCGGTGGCCGACTATCTCAAGCAGAATCTGCCCGGCTTCGAGGGGCCGATGGAGGTCAGGAAATTTCAGGGCGGCCAGTCCAACCCGACCTTTCTGCTGAAGACCCCCGCGCATGACTACGTCCTGCGCCGCAAGCCCCCCGGAACGCTGTTGAAATCCGCCCACGCGGTGGACCGCGAATTCCGCGTGCAAAGCGCCTTGCAGGGCAGCGACGTGCCGGTGGCGAAGATGCATCTGCTCTGTGAGGACGACGATGTAATCGGGTCGATGTTCTATATCATGGATCACGTGCCGGGCCGGAACTTCAACCTGCCGTCGATGGAGGGTGTCTCTCCGCAGGATCGCGGCCGCATCATCTCGGAGATGAACCGCGTCCTTGCCGCCCTGCACGAGGTCGATATCGAAGCCCGCGGCCTGAGCGACTATGGCCCCGAGGGCAACTATTACGCGCGCCAGATCGGGCGCTGGACGAAACAGTACAAAGCCTCCGAAACCGACAAGATCCCGGCGATGGACGAGCTGATGGCGCGTCTGGCCGAAGAAACACCCCAGGAGGATGGCCAGCGCACGCTGGTGCATGGTGACTACCGCCTCGACAACATGATCTTCGACGCCGAAACCACCGATTGCCGCGCCGTTCTCGACTGGGAGCTTTCGACGATCGGCCACCCCTACGCGGATCTGGCCGCCGTCATCATGCAATGGCAGATGCCCGCGGGCACCGAGGGGCGCGGGATGGCGGGGCTCGACCGCAAGGCGCTCGGGCTTCCCTCGGACGAGGAGTTCATCGCGCAATACTGCAAGCGGCGCGGGATCGACGGGATCGACAACTTCGGTTTCTACCTCGGATTCACGTTCTTCCGCATGGCGGGGATCATCCAAGGCGTTCTGAAACGTGCGCTTGACGGCAACGCCTCCAACCCGGAGCGGGCGATGAAAGTCGGGCAATACGTGCCGGTCTTCGCCCAGCACGGGCTGGATGCACTGAAGCAAGGATAGGTTATGGATCACTTCGACCCGGAACTCGAAGGCAAGGATCGGAATTTCGTCACCGCGCTCGCGCGCGGGCTCGAAATCCTCAGATGTTTCCGCGGGACCGAAGTGACCCTGACCAACAGCGATTTCGCCGAACGCACCGGCATGCCGAAGGCGACGATCTCGAGGCTGACGCATACGCTCTGCGCGCTGGACTACCTCGTCGCGGACAGCCGTGTGGGCACATACAGGCTCAGCACCGGTGTGCTGCAACTGGGCTTTGCCGCGCTGACGGCGATGGATCTGGGCGAGAGGGTCGCACCCGAAATGCGCAGCCTGCGCGACGACGGGCCGAACCCTTTCATCACGGTGGCCCTGGGCGAGCAGCACCGCGACGAAGTTGTCTATATCGCGACCGAAACCTCTGGCGAGGATGTGTCGCTGGTGATCCGTGTCGGATCGCGCCTGCCGCTCTTTCACTCGGCCATGGGCAAGGCGGTGCTGGTCGGGATGAATGACGCCCAACGCGGCCGCGCGCTGGATTTCGTCGCAGAGCACACTCCGGAAAAAGCGAAGGATGCGGAACTCCAGATGAACGAGGCGATTGCCGAGTTTGCGGAAAAGGGATTCTGCACCGGCTACGGAAACTGGCGACCGGACGTGAACGGCATCGCGGTACCTGTCCACCAGCTTCAGGGGGATCGCGTGTTCGGCCTGAACGTCGGCGGCCCGGCCTACCGCGTGAAACCCAAGCAGCTGGAAAGCGTCTACGCGGAGCGGCTGATCACGGCCGCGCGCCGGCTGAGTCTCAGGCCCTGAGCCCGATCCGGATTCGCGGCGTGGCGCGCCCGGACCATCGAACGGGCAGATGTTCCGCATAGCGGAATAAGTATACCACGGCTCTGGCTGATGGGCGGAGCGGGGGACGTATTTCGCCCCTCCCTCAGGTAGAAAATACAAGAAATTTACAAGCAGGCATGTCGATTGTTGCGCCGCAGCGTGATTATTTTTCAGAATCTTGTTATTTATAAAAATCAGTAGGTTAAAGGGCGTAGGATCGCGGTTTCGGGGGCTGAAACCGTGCCGCGCGGGGGCCTTCCCTAGGGTCAATTTGAAAAAATCAAGGGTTCAACCCTCTCCACATGCCTTGACTTACCACGGGGGTATGCAACTCTCTGCCACGAGGCCCAAAAAATTTAAAAAACCCGCTTCTAGCGACGGGCCCCACTAGGGAGGACTTTATGAAGAAGATTACCAAAATCGGTGCGGTTTCCGCGCTGTCGCTCATGATCGGCGCCACCGCCGCATTCGCCGAAGACATCAAGATCGCGTTCATCGATCCGCTGTCCGGCCCCTTTGCAAGCACCGGCACCAACGGTCTGCACCAGTTTGAATTCGCTGCCGAATACATGGTCAACGACAAGGGCGGTCTGCTCGATGGTCAGATGATGGAAGTCGTCGGTTTCGACAACAAGATCAGCCCGAAAGAATCGCTGATCCAGCTTCAGGTCGCGATCGACCAGGGCATCCGCTACATCGTGCAGGGTAACTCCTCGGGCGTGGCGAACGCACTGACCGAAGCCATCGACAAGCACAACCGCCGCAACCCCGACAGCCGCGTTCTGTTCCTGAACTACGCCGCCGTCGATCCGGCACTGACCAACGACAAGTGCAACTTCTGGCACTTCCGCTTCGATGCCAACGCAGACATCAAGATGGACGCGCTGACCGACGTGATCGCCGAGCAGCAGGACATCAAGAAGGTCTATATCATCGGGCAGGACTATTCGTTCGGGAAGGCTGTTTCGGATGCCGCAAATTCGATGCTGGGCGAAAAGCGCCCCGACATCGAGATCGTCGGCGACGAACTGCACCCCATCGGCAAGGTGAAGGATTTCACACCCTACGCCCGCAAGGTCGTATCCTCGGGTGCGGATGCCGTCATCACCGGCAACTGGGGCGCGGACATGCTGGGCCTCGGCAAGTCGATCATCGAGAATGGCTTTGAAGGGCCGATCTATACCTATTACGCGGCGGGCTCCGGTATCACGGCGGCCTTCGGCGAAAGCGGCAAGGATCGTATCCGCCTGATTTCTCAGGGCAGCATCAACCCCATCGGGTCGGAAGAAGCGCGTGAGCTCTATAACGCCTTCGAAGCGAAGTATCCCGACGGCAACATCGACCAGAGCCGGATCTTCAACGTGATCGGCATGCTGTCCAAGGCCATCGAGGAAGCGGGCACGGCGGATGACGTCGTTGCGGTCGCGAGCGCGCTGGAAGGGATGGAGTACGACAGCATGTGGGGCGGCAAACTGTTCATGCGCCCACAGGATCACCAGCTGATCCAGGACATGCACGTTGGCGTTCATACCGACGAAAACCTGGATTTCGACTACGACCAGTCCGGTTTCGGCATCGTGAACGAATCCACGGTCGAGATGGCGTCCATGGATGCACCGACAACATGCGAAATGAAGCGCCCCTGATCGGGCACTGACTTCGCGCCCGCCCCCGAATGCCGGGGGCGGGCGTTTTCATCTCTTGCTTCACCTTTGATCCCGGAGGGGCCTCATGGACCTCATTCTCGTCAATCTGATCGACGGGCTGGTGACCGGACTCTTGCTCTTCATGCTGTCCGCCGGCCTGACCCTCATCTTCTCGATGATGGGCGTTCTCAACTTCGCGCATGCGAGTTTCTACATGCTCGGCGCGTATTTCGCCTACCAGATCAGCCTCGCGCTGGGGTTCTGGATGGGCCTGCTCATCGCGCCGCTGATCGTCGGGGTGCTGGGGGCGGGTGTCGAACGCTACGGCCTGCGCCGCGTCCACCAATACGGCCACGTGCCGGAACTCATCTTTACCTTCGGGCTGGCCCTGTTGATCGAGGAACTGGTGCAATTCATCTGGGGCAAGAACCAGATGCCCTACGATGTGCCTGATATTCTGAACTTCACGGCTTTCGCGATCT is a window of Sulfitobacter sp. HNIBRBA3233 DNA encoding:
- a CDS encoding histidine phosphatase family protein, whose product is MAELLVIRHGQAAFGQANYDVLSDLGHRQSAAAGAWLREMGWVPDRLVTGTLERQRDTLKAMGFDGTAEEHPGLNEYDFADLLRARFKGDVPDLVKGDRKTHFRTLRETVFEWQKDAFDDAAETWGEFTARVEAARSFATDTDARRVLVVSSGGVIGQLVAASLGAPAQQMMQLNLQIKNSAMTRFQFSGSLFSLSEFNATPHFASPERADLMSYS
- a CDS encoding phosphotransferase family protein, which codes for MTDTQTLDEAAVADYLKQNLPGFEGPMEVRKFQGGQSNPTFLLKTPAHDYVLRRKPPGTLLKSAHAVDREFRVQSALQGSDVPVAKMHLLCEDDDVIGSMFYIMDHVPGRNFNLPSMEGVSPQDRGRIISEMNRVLAALHEVDIEARGLSDYGPEGNYYARQIGRWTKQYKASETDKIPAMDELMARLAEETPQEDGQRTLVHGDYRLDNMIFDAETTDCRAVLDWELSTIGHPYADLAAVIMQWQMPAGTEGRGMAGLDRKALGLPSDEEFIAQYCKRRGIDGIDNFGFYLGFTFFRMAGIIQGVLKRALDGNASNPERAMKVGQYVPVFAQHGLDALKQG
- a CDS encoding IclR family transcriptional regulator, encoding MDHFDPELEGKDRNFVTALARGLEILRCFRGTEVTLTNSDFAERTGMPKATISRLTHTLCALDYLVADSRVGTYRLSTGVLQLGFAALTAMDLGERVAPEMRSLRDDGPNPFITVALGEQHRDEVVYIATETSGEDVSLVIRVGSRLPLFHSAMGKAVLVGMNDAQRGRALDFVAEHTPEKAKDAELQMNEAIAEFAEKGFCTGYGNWRPDVNGIAVPVHQLQGDRVFGLNVGGPAYRVKPKQLESVYAERLITAARRLSLRP
- a CDS encoding branched-chain amino acid ABC transporter substrate-binding protein; amino-acid sequence: MKKITKIGAVSALSLMIGATAAFAEDIKIAFIDPLSGPFASTGTNGLHQFEFAAEYMVNDKGGLLDGQMMEVVGFDNKISPKESLIQLQVAIDQGIRYIVQGNSSGVANALTEAIDKHNRRNPDSRVLFLNYAAVDPALTNDKCNFWHFRFDANADIKMDALTDVIAEQQDIKKVYIIGQDYSFGKAVSDAANSMLGEKRPDIEIVGDELHPIGKVKDFTPYARKVVSSGADAVITGNWGADMLGLGKSIIENGFEGPIYTYYAAGSGITAAFGESGKDRIRLISQGSINPIGSEEARELYNAFEAKYPDGNIDQSRIFNVIGMLSKAIEEAGTADDVVAVASALEGMEYDSMWGGKLFMRPQDHQLIQDMHVGVHTDENLDFDYDQSGFGIVNESTVEMASMDAPTTCEMKRP